A stretch of Bombina bombina isolate aBomBom1 chromosome 2, aBomBom1.pri, whole genome shotgun sequence DNA encodes these proteins:
- the LOC128648059 gene encoding LOW QUALITY PROTEIN: kinesin-like protein KIF17 (The sequence of the model RefSeq protein was modified relative to this genomic sequence to represent the inferred CDS: substituted 1 base at 1 genomic stop codon), with amino-acid sequence MASESVKVVVRCRPMNDREKEMNCQAVVTIDSSRGQCFIRKPVEDEETPKQFTFDGAYYVNHCTEQIYNEIAYPLVEGVTEGYNGTIFAYGQTGSGKSFSMQGIPDPPTQRGIIPRAFEHIFESIQCAENTKFLVRASYLEIYNEEIRDLLGEDTKQKMELKEHPEKGVYVKALSQHTVHSVTECEKIMETGWRNRSVGYTLMNKDSSRSHSIFIINIEMCTTDENGKDHLRAGKLNLVDLAGSERQSKTGATGDRLKEATKINLSLSALGNVISALVDGKSXHIPYRDSKLTRLLQDSLGGNTKTLMVACLSPADNNYDETLSTLRYANRAKNIKNKPRINEDPKDALLREYQEEIKKLKALLTSQAEDLPAFDRLSIKETQPQVYANEIDAETEKQMIRREYEEKFARLKADYEEEQKSRVRLEEDINNLRNSYDLHLSTLEEDLKKKAVAVIPGSSDPDEAPLLQPETTQPQTAVHLRSIKRETNGTDFVPEELGVAEEAATSRTDSPQQVLARLQMLEQQVVGGEQAKNKALKEKQKSRKRYADERKKELLDALQNTDEESSECILLNVYESIQEELQAKNRLLEKMHKKLKAAEIEIADLQSEFEHERNDYLTTIRRQERELILSQQMLDQIQPLIRRDCSYSNLDKIRREASWDEDSGSWKMPEIVIQKTSLPTAPGLPQTKPKKMSPVENGEYQMEEDRYKLMLSRSDSKNIASNYFKSKRASQILSADPMKSIALHSTSQAYGGPINTSPVLTTSISSVSPIQGMDMPLPRPFRLESLELTTPTAKSKRKKNKYPTGVEPF; translated from the coding sequence ATGGCCTCAGAGTCTGTGAAAGTGGTTGTGCGATGCCGGCCCATGAACgacagagagaaagaaatgaaCTGCCAAGCTGTGGTCACAATAGACAGTAGTCGGGGTCAGTGCTTTATCAGAAAGCCAGTGGAAGATGAGGAGACCCCAAAACAGTTCACATTTGATGGCGCATACTACGTGAACCATTGTACAGAGCAGATTTACAATGAGATTGCGTACCCTTTGGTTGAGGGTGTCACAGAAGGATACAATGGTACCATCTTTGCCTATGGGCAGACAGGCAGTGGTAAATCCTTCAGCATGCAGGGaatcccagaccctcctacccaGAGAGGAATCATTCCCAGGGCATTTGAACATATTTTTGAAAGTATACAGTGTGCAGAAAACACCAAGTTTCTCGTCCGAGCTTCATACTTGGAGATCTACAACGAAGAGATTCGAGATCTGCTAGGAGAGGACACAAAGCAAAAAATGGAACTGAAGGAGCACCCAGAGAAAGGCGTGTATGTGAAAGCTTTGTCACAGCACACCGTGCATAGTGTCACTGAGTGTGAGAAAATAATGGAGACAGGCTGGAGAAACAGATCTGTGGGATATACCTTGATGAACAAAGACTCCTCTCGTTCACACTCCATCTTCATCATCAACATAGAAATGTGTACCACTGATGAAAATGGGAAAGATCACCTGCGGGCTGGGAAGCTCAACTTGGTTGATCTAGCCGGCAGCGAGAGGCAGTCTAAAACTGGAGCAACAGGAGATCGTCTGAAAgaggccaccaaaataaatctatcccTCTCAGCACTGGGTAATGTTATTTCTGCTCTAGTGGATGGAAAATCCTAACACATCCCTTACAGAGACTCCAAGCTGACCCGTCTTCTCCAAGACTCACTTGGAGGGAACACCAAAACTCTCATGGTGGCATGCCTATCCCCTGCTGACAACAACTATGACGAGACCCTCAGCACCCTGCGATATGCTAACCGAGCCAAGAACATCAAGAACAAACCACGTATCAATGAGGATCCAAAGGATGCCCTCCTGAGGGAGTACCAGGAGGAGATTAAGAAGCTGAAGGCCCTGCTGACTTCACAAGCTGAAGACCTGCCAGCATTTGATAGATTGTCAATAAAAGAAACACAGCCCCAAGTATATGCCAATGAAATTGATGCAGAGACTGAAAAACAAATGATCAGGCGGGAATATGAGGAGAAGTTTGCCCGACTGAAGGCAGACTATGAGGAAGAACAGAAATCTCGGGTCCGATTGGAGGAGGATATAAACAATTTACGTAACTCTTATGACCTCCATCTGAGTACTCTGGAAGAGGATCTTAAGAAAAAAGCAGTTGCTGTCATTCCAGGttcatcagatccagatgaagcgcCATTACTCCAGCCAGAAACTACACAACCACAGACAGCAGTGCATTTGCGAAGTATAAAACGGGAGACTAATGGGACTGATTTTGTCCCTGAAGAACTGGGTGTTGCTGAGGAGGCTGCTACCTCAAGGACTGACAGCCCCCAGCAAGTCCTTGCCAGGCTGCAGATGCTTGAGCAGCAGGTAGTCGGTGGAGAACAAGCTAAGAACAAAGCCCTGAAAGAGAAGCAAAAAAGCAGGAAACGGTACGCAGATGAGAGAAAGAAGGAGCTGCTGGATGCTCTCCAGAATACGGATGAAGAAAGCAGTGAGTGCATCCTCTTAAATGTCTATGAGTCCATTCAGGAGGAGCTACAGGCTAAGAACCGTCTCCTGGAGAAGATGCACAAAAAGCTGAAAGCTGCTGAGATTGAAATTGCTGACCTGCAGTCTGAATTTGAACATGAAAGGAACGATTACTTGACCACCATCCGCCGGCAGGAAAGAGAACTAATCTTGTCCCAGCAGATGCTCGATCAGATCCAACCACTCATACGACGGGATTGCAGCTACAGCAACCTGGACAAAATCCGAAGAGAGGCTTCATGGGATGAAGATAGTGGAAGCTGGAAGATGCCAGAGATTGTCATTCAGAAAACCAGTCTCCCCACGGCTCCGGGTCTGCCACAGACTAAGCCAAAGAAGATGTCTCCTGTAGAAAATGGAGAGTATCAGATGGAAGAGGATCGTTACAAATTAATGCTCAGCCGAAGTGACAGCAAAAACATAGCCAGCAATTACTTTAAATCAAAGCGAGCCAGCCAGATCTTGAGTGCTGATCCCATGAAAAGTATTGCTTTGCATAGCACCTCCCAAGCATATGGTGGCCCTATCAACACATCTCCAGTCTTGACTACAAGCATAAGCTCTGTTTCACCTATTCAAGGGATGGACATGCCCCTACCTCGGCCTTTTCGCCTTGAGTCACTAGAACTCACCACTCCTACAGCCAAAAGCAAACGCAAGAAGAACAAGTACCCAACTGGCGTTGAGCCATTTTGA